CCCGCACCACCCGCGCGCGGCTCTGCAGCGCCTGGATGCGCGTCTGCAGCGCCAGCCGCTCCGTCTCCGCCACGGCGCGGTCGCTCTCCAGCGCCCGGATCTCGCGCTGCAGCGCGACGCCGCGCGTCTGACGCCCCACCACCACGGCGAGCGAGGCGAGGAGGAGCGCCAGGAGGAGCACCAGCCGCCCCGGCCCGCGC
The Longimicrobiaceae bacterium DNA segment above includes these coding regions:
- the ftsL gene encoding cell division protein FtsL gives rise to the protein RGPGRLVLLLALLLASLAVVVGRQTRGVALQREIRALESDRAVAETERLALQTRIQALQSRARVVRVARERLGMHLPADSEVVLVPLPRDAMAADAEERE